From Deltaproteobacteria bacterium, a single genomic window includes:
- a CDS encoding MoxR family ATPase, with protein sequence MEGKPLAELLSSFRENVETVLLGKREAVDLAIASFIAGGHVLLEDVPGTGKTTLARALSSGISGTFRRIQFTSDLLPQDIIGMHILDADRKSFVFSPGPLFANVVLADEINRSSPRAQSALLEAMSERQVTVDNRTYQLPEPFLVIATQNPYEQHGTYPLPESQLDRFNLRLRLSYPDRDSERQLIRENNLLTMRDGIPATLRPEQVRALRAEVDRVTVHDAIVDYIQRLAAATRAHPAVRLGASPRGAIGLKSTSQALALLSGRDHVTPRDVRRAAVPVLCHRVFPKGDAAGSEAAQAILEEVLSVVPSPL encoded by the coding sequence CTGTCATCGTTCCGCGAGAACGTCGAGACCGTCCTCCTCGGGAAACGGGAGGCCGTCGACCTGGCGATCGCCTCCTTCATCGCGGGGGGCCACGTTCTCCTCGAGGACGTCCCGGGCACCGGCAAGACGACGCTGGCGCGGGCCCTCTCCTCGGGGATCTCGGGGACCTTCCGCCGGATCCAGTTCACGAGCGACCTCCTTCCCCAGGACATCATCGGCATGCACATCCTCGACGCGGACCGGAAATCGTTCGTCTTCTCGCCGGGGCCGCTGTTCGCCAACGTCGTTCTCGCCGACGAGATCAACCGGAGCAGCCCAAGGGCCCAGAGCGCACTGCTCGAGGCGATGAGCGAGCGGCAGGTGACGGTGGACAACCGGACCTACCAGCTTCCCGAGCCGTTCCTCGTCATCGCGACGCAGAACCCGTACGAGCAGCACGGGACGTACCCGCTTCCGGAATCCCAGCTCGACCGGTTCAACCTCCGCCTGCGCCTCTCCTACCCGGACCGCGATTCCGAACGGCAGCTCATCCGCGAGAACAATCTCCTCACGATGAGGGACGGGATCCCGGCGACGCTGCGGCCGGAGCAGGTGCGGGCGCTCCGGGCGGAGGTCGACCGGGTGACCGTCCATGACGCGATCGTCGACTACATCCAGAGGCTCGCGGCGGCGACCCGGGCCCACCCCGCCGTCCGCCTGGGCGCCTCCCCCCGCGGGGCGATCGGATTGAAGAGCACCTCGCAGGCGCTCGCGCTCCTCTCAGGCCGTGACCACGTAACCCCCCGGGACGTCCGCCGGGCGGCGGTTCCGGTCCTCTGCCACCGCGTCTTCCCGAAAGGGGACGCCGCCGGGTCGGAAGCCGCCCAGGCGATCCTCGAGGAGGTCCTCTCGGTGGTGCCGTCGCCGCTGTGA
- a CDS encoding DUF58 domain-containing protein, whose amino-acid sequence MRSVARRFRLPRHLRVPFAGRAFLLVTLGVGVAAVNTGNNLLYLALSLNLSLILLSGVLSEGTLRHVTLKVRLASEAFAGGEAFLAVTCSAEAKRFPGISLVAILRAGEDPATVRFPDIAPGTSVTRVVPFRPTRRGELDSIHASVSTRFPFSLFEKSVQLDVPAGVIVYPRPSAPATRDEDLPVTAPSGRPFLSGRVGAFPRGVREHLPADPVRDIHWKATARTGRWMVKEREGEATPAIDLRVEESGTPEAFEARLSEACGAVLELERRGVPFRLRIGDRLCAEAHDPDRRSKALEAMAKARFDPAPPVTPP is encoded by the coding sequence GTGAGGTCCGTCGCGCGCAGGTTTCGCCTTCCCCGGCATCTCCGGGTCCCCTTCGCGGGTCGGGCGTTCCTCCTCGTCACCCTCGGGGTCGGCGTCGCCGCCGTCAACACGGGGAACAACCTCCTCTATCTCGCCTTGAGCCTCAACCTGTCCCTGATCCTCCTGTCGGGCGTTCTGTCCGAGGGAACGCTGCGGCACGTCACGCTGAAGGTCCGGCTCGCCTCGGAGGCGTTCGCGGGGGGGGAAGCGTTCCTCGCCGTCACCTGTTCGGCCGAGGCGAAACGGTTTCCCGGGATCTCCCTCGTCGCGATCCTTCGGGCCGGAGAAGATCCCGCGACGGTCCGTTTCCCGGACATCGCCCCCGGGACGTCCGTCACCCGCGTTGTCCCGTTCCGACCTACCCGAAGGGGAGAACTCGATTCGATCCACGCCTCGGTCTCGACGCGGTTCCCGTTCTCCCTGTTCGAGAAATCGGTTCAGCTTGACGTTCCCGCCGGCGTCATCGTGTACCCCCGGCCTTCCGCACCCGCGACGCGGGACGAAGACCTCCCGGTCACGGCGCCGTCGGGACGCCCGTTCCTGTCCGGGCGGGTGGGCGCCTTCCCCCGAGGAGTGCGGGAGCACCTCCCCGCGGACCCCGTGCGGGACATCCACTGGAAGGCGACGGCGCGGACAGGGCGCTGGATGGTCAAGGAGCGCGAAGGGGAAGCCACGCCCGCGATCGACCTTCGCGTGGAAGAGAGCGGCACGCCGGAGGCGTTCGAAGCCCGGCTTTCGGAAGCGTGCGGCGCCGTGCTTGAACTCGAGCGTCGGGGCGTCCCCTTCCGACTCCGTATCGGGGACCGGCTTTGCGCCGAAGCGCACGATCCGGATCGGCGATCGAAGGCCCTCGAGGCCATGGCGAAAGCGCGGTTCGACCCGGCGCCGCCGGTGACCCCGCCATGA